CATGCTCTAGACCCGAAGCGGAGTGATCTAGCCATGGGCAGGCTGAAGCGCGGGTAAGACCGTGTGGAGGGCCGAACCCACCAACGTTGAAAAGTTGGGGGATGACCTGTGGTTAGGGGTGAAAGGCCAATCAAACTCCGTGATAGCTGGTTCTCCCCGAAATGCATTTAGGTGCAGCGTCGTGTGTTTCTTGCCGGAGGTAGAGCACTGGATGGTCTAGGGGGCCCACAAGCTTACCGAAATCAGCCAAACTCCGAATGCCGGTAAGTGAGAGCGCGGCAGTGAGACTGCGGGGGATAAGCTTCGTAGTCGAGAGGGAAACAGCCCAGATCACCAGCTAAGGCCCCTAAGCGTGTGCTAAGTGGAAAAGGATGTGGGGTCGCATAGACAACCAGGAGGTTGGCTTAGAAGCAGCCACCCTTTAAAGAGTGCGTAATAGCTCACTGGTCAAGTGGTTCCGCGCCGACAATGTAGCGGGGCTCAAGCACACCGCCGAAGCTGTGGCATTCACATGGTACTTCGCGGCGCCTTGATGTGCCGTGCAGGTGTGTGGATGGGTAGGGGAGCGTCGTGCCGGGGGTGAAGCGACGGGGTGACCTAGTCGTGGACGCGGCACGAGTGAGAATGCAGGCATGAGTAGCGAATGAAGGGTGAGAAACCCTTCCGCCGGATGACCAAGGGTTCCAGGGCCAGGCTAATCCGCCCTGGGTGAGTCGGGACCTAAGGCGAGGCCGAGAGGCGTAGTCGATGGACAACGGGTTGATATTCCCGTACCCGCGAAGGAGCGCCCGTGATGAACCTCGTTGTGCTAACCATCCGAGCTGCAGGTGGTCTTCGGATCATGTGTGGTGAGCGTGGGAACCTGGCGGGTAGTAGTCAAGCGATGGGGTGACGCAGGAAGGTAGCTGAGCCCGGCCGGTGGTTGTGCCGGGGTAAGCGTGTAGGCCGTGCCATAGGCAAATCCGTGGCGCACAGGGCTGAGACGTGATGCCGAGCCGATTCAGGTGAAGTCAGTGATCCTATGCTGCCGAGAAAAGCCTCTAGCGAGTTCCGAGCGGCCCGTACCCCAAACCGACACAGGTGGTCAGGTAGAGAATACCGAGGCGATCGGGTGAACTGTGGTTAAGGAACTCGGCAAATTGCCCCCGTAACTTAGGGAGAAGGGGGGCCGGAGACGTGAAGCCCCGCGCGGGTGGAGCGTTGTATGGCCGCAGAGAGCAGGGGGAAGCGACTGTTTACTAAAAACACAGGTCCATGCGAAGAAGTAATTCGATGTATATGGACTGACGCCTGCCCGGTGCTGGAACGTTAAGGGGACCTGTTAGCTCTTCGGGGCGAAGCGGAGAACTTAAGCGCCAGTAAACGGCGGTGGTAACTATAACCATCCTAAGGTAGCGAAATTCCTTGTCGGGTAAGTTCCGACCTGCACGAATGGCGTAACGACTTCCCCACTGTCTCAACCACAGGCCCGGCGAAATTGCAGTACGAGTAAAGATGCTCGTTACGCGCGGCAGGACGGAAAGACCCCGGGACCTTTACTATAGCTTGACATTGGTATCCGAATTAGCTTGTGTAGGATAGGTGGGAGCCGGTGAAGTCCATACGCCAGTATGGGTGGAGGCAATCTTGAAATACCACTCTGGTTGATTTGGGTATCTAACTTCGGACCGTTATCCGGTTCAGGGACAGTGTCTGGTGGGTAGTTTAACTGGGGCGGTTGCCTCCTAAAGGGTAACGGAGGCGCCCAAAGGTTCCCTCAGCCTGGTTGGCAATCAGGTGTTGAGTGCAAGTGCACAAGGGAGCTTGACTGTGAGACTGACAGGTCGAGCAGGGACGAAAGTCGGGACTAGTGATCCGGCACTTGCGTGTGGAAGCGGTGTCGCTCAACGGATAAAAGGTACCCCGGGGATAACAGGCTGATCTTCCCCAAGAGTCCATATCGACGGGATGGTTTGGCACCTCGATGTCGGCTCGTCGCATCCTGGGGCTGTAGCAGGTCCCAAGGGTTGGGCTGTTCGCCCATTAAAGCGGTACGCGAGCTGGGTTTAGAACGTCGTGAGACAGTTCGGTCCCTATCCGCCGTGCGCGTAGGATACTTGAGAAGGGCTGTCCCTAGTACGAGAGGACCGGGACGGACGAACCTCTGGTGTGCCAGTTGTCCCGCCAGGGGCACGGCTGGTTGGCTACGTTCGGAAGGGATAACCGCTGAAAGCATCTAAGCGGGAAGCTCGCTTCAAGATGAGGTATCCCACCCTGGTGACAGGGGTAAGGCCCCCAGCTAGACGACTGGGTTGATAGGCCGGAGATGTAAGCTCGGTAACGGGTTCAGTCGACCGGTACTAATAGGCCGAGGACTTGACTACAAAGATTCTGCTCGCGTCCACTGTGCAACTCACGACAAACGAACACCACGCTCGTGTGTGTTTGATAAGTCGATAGTGTTACGGCGGTCATGGCGGAGGGGAAACGCCCGGTTACATTCCGAACCCGGAAGCTAAGCCCTCCAGCGCCGATGGTACTGCACTCGGGAGGGTGTGGGAGAGTAGGACACCGCCGGACAATCTTTCAACGAGGGTCACCCCAGCTGGGGTGACCCTCGTTGCGTTTCCCGGGTACTCCACGCCACGACTCGCCGGTGAGCCGCGCCGGCGGAGAGCCGGGGGAGCCCGGTCTCCTCCGGGTCGGGCTCGTGCGGCGGCCGCGCGTACCCGGGGTGCGCAGCAGCGCGGTCAGCCGCCGGGAGCGCCCGGACCGAGCCGGCCGGGAGACAGCCGCCACCAGACCGGCGGGTGGTGGCGTCAGACCGGGCCGGATGGTGGCGTCAGGGTGGTGCGGTGCGTCAGGCGGTTCGGCTGGTGGTGACGTCGGGACGCCGGGTGGTGGCGTCAGGGACGGGTCTGGATCTCCTCGCGGATCCGCCGGAACAGCTCGGCGGAGTCGGACACCGGGCGGCCGGGAAACATGCCCATCACGACGCTGCCGTGGTCGGCCCAGCCGCACACCGCGAAGTCGCCCCCCTCACCGCGGGTGGTGCCGCACTTCATCACCCCGCCGAGCCGACCGGCCGGCACCTCGTGCAGCTCGTCCACCGCGCCGGTCTCGTCGGTCATCGTGCCGAAGAGGGTGTCGAGTTCCCGTTCCGGCTGCCAGAGCAGCGTGGCCCCGCCGAACACGAGCACCGACCGTCGTTCGTCCGACGGATCCTGGTAGACCACGCCGAAGCTGCGGTCCAACTGGATGCTGGCGGCGAAGCCGCTGCGCAGGTAGTCGGCGGTGCTGCGGGCCCGTTCGCTGTCGTCCTCGCGGAGACCGGCGGCCTCGGACCGGACGGTGAGCACGGTGTCCTTCTGCTGGGCCACCCGCCACCCGAAGACGCCGACGACGGCAGCCCCGGCCAGCCCCACGGCCAACCCGGCGGCCATGGCGACCCGCCAGCGTCGGGACCGGGGGCGGCGGGCGGCGGGCTCGTCGCCGTCCCGCTCGGGGTGGGTGAGCCGGATCGGTTCGAGGGTGAGGTCGATCGGCGCCGGGCCCCCGCCGGACGGCCGCTCGGACAGGTACGCGTCGGACATGACCGCCACCGTACGCGAACACCAGGTGGCGCACGTCGGGTCCGCGGAAGCGCTCCGTAGACTTTCCCGGGTGACCGAGAGACTGGATGCCCGCCGCCCCGACGCGCCCGAACTGCCCGCCCAGTACCAGCCGGGCGAGGTAGAGCAGCGGCGGTACGAGCAGTGGGTGGCCGGCGGCCACTTCCGGGCGTCGGCGCAGAGCGACAAACCCCCGTTCACCATCGTCATCCCGCCGCCGAACGTCACCGGCTCCCTGCACATGGGGCACGCCCTCGACCACACCGTGCAGGACTCGCTGGTGCGCCGCAAGCGGATGCAGGGCTTCGAGGCGCTCTGGCTGCCGGGCATGGACCACGCCGGAATCGCCACCCAGAACGTGGTGGAGCGGCAGCTCGCCGGCCAGGGGCTCTCCCGCCACGACCTCGGGCGGGAGAAGTTCGTCGAGCGGGTCTGGCAGTGGAAGGCCGAGTCGGGCGGGGCGATCCTCGGCCAGATGCGCCGGCTCGGTGACTCGGTCGACTGGGAGCGTGAGCGCTTCACCATGGACGAGGGGCTGTCCCGGGCCGTACAGACGATCTTCAAGAAGCTGTACGACGACGGCCTGATCTACCGGGCGAACCGGATCATCAACTGGTGCCCTCGCTGCCTGACCGCCCTGTCGGACATCGAGGTGGAGCACACCGACGACGACGGCGAGCTGGTCTCCATCCGGTACAGCGACGACGTGGTGGTGGCCACCACCCGGGCCGAGACGATGCTCGGCGACACCGCCGTGGCGGTGCACCCCGACGACGAGCGGTACCGGCACCTGATCGGCACCGAGGTGGAGCTGCCGCTGACCGGCCGGCGGATCCCGATCGTCGGGGACGAGCACGTCGACCCGTCCTTCGGCACCGGCATGGTCAAGGTGACCCCGGCGCACGACCCGAACGACTTCGAGATCGGCCAGCGGCACGGCCTGCCGGCCCTGACGATCATGGACGAGCGCGGGGTGATCACCGCGCACGGGCCGTTCCAGGGGTTGGACCGGTTCGAGGCCCGGCCGGCGATCGTCGCCGCGCTCCGCGAGCAGGGTCGGATCGTCGCGGAGAAACGCCCGTACGTGCACGCGGTCGGGCACTGCTCGCGGTGCCGTACGACGGTGGAGCCCCGGCTGTCGTTGCAGTGGTTCGTGAACACCACGCCGCTGGCGAAGGCGGCCGGTGACGCGGTGCGCGACGGCCGGGTGCGGATCGAGCCGGCGGAGCTGTCGAAGCGGTACTTCGCCTGGGTCGACAACATGCACGACTGGTGCATCTCCCGCCAGCTCTGGTGGGGGCACCGCATCCCGGTCTGGTACGGCCCGGACGACGAGATCGTCTGTGTCGGCCCGGACGAGGAACCGCCCACCGGCGCGGGCTGGCGGCAGGACGAGGACGTCCTGGACACCTGGTTCTCCAGCGGGCTGTGGCCGTTCTCCACGCTGGGCTGGCCGGAGCGGACCCCGGAGCTGGCGAAGTTCTACCCGACCAGCGTGCTGGTCACCGGGTACGACATCCTCTTCTTCTGGGTCGCCCGGATGATGATGTTTGGGCTGTACGCGATGGACGGCCGGCCGCCGTTCGAGGTGGTGGCCCTGCACGGCATGGTCCGGGACCAGCACGGCAAGAAGATGTCCAAGTCGTTCGGCAACGTGGTCGACCCGCTGGACTGGATCGACAGGTACGGCGCCGACGCCACCCGGTTCACCCTGGCCCGGGGCGCGAACCCGGGCGGGGACGTGCCGGTCAGCGAGGACTGGTGCCAGGGCTCCCGGAACTTCTGCAACAAGCTGTGGAACGCCACCCGGTTCGCGCTGCTCAACGGCGCGCACACCGACGGGCCGCTGCCGGCCACGGCAGACCTGTCGACGGTCGACCGGTGGGTGCTGTCCCGGCTGGCGCACGTCACCGCCGAGGTGGACGCGCAGTTCGAGGCGTACGAGTTCGCGAAGGTCTGTGACCTGCTGTACCACTTCGCCTGGGACGACGTGTGCGACTGGTACGTGGAGCTGAGCAAGCCGGTGCTCGCCGAGGGCGGCCCGGCGGCCGAGGTGAGCCGGCGGGTGCTGGGTCACGTGCTCGACCAGTTGCTGCGGCTGCTGCACCCGGTGATCCCGTTCGTCACCGAGGAGCTATGGATCGCGCTGACCGGCGGCGAGACGATCATGACGGCGGCCTGGCCGGTCGCCGACCGTACGTTCGTCGACGACGCCGCGGAAGGCGAGGTCGGCACCGTCCAGCGGGTGGTGACCGAGATCCGCCGGTTCCGTTCCGACCAGGGGCTGCGGCCGACCCAGCGGGTCGCCGCGCGGCTGGCCGGGCTGGCCGGGGCGGGCGTCGCCGCGCACGAGCGGCTGATCCGCTCGCTGGCCCGGCTCGACGTGGCCGGGGACGACTTCCAGGCCAGCGCCACCCTGGCCATGCCCGGCGAGGTGAGCGTGGCGTTGGACACCCGGGGGTCGATCGACGTGGCCGCCGAACGGGCCCGGCTCACCAAGGACCGCGCCGCCGCCGAGAAGGAGGTCACGCAGGCCCGGGCGAAGCTCGACAACCCGGCCTTCGTCGGCAAGGCCCCCGAGCCGGTGGTCAACAAGATCCGGGATCGGCTGGCGGCGGCCGAGGCCGATCTCGTGCGGATCGACGCCGCGTTGGAGGCGCTGCCCTCGTGACCGACCGCAATCGTCGCGCCGACCGTGCCGGGTCCCCGGACCCCACGGCCGGGCCGGGGCGCGCCCAGCATGCCGACCGGACGGGGTTCGCGGCCGTCGAGGCGGAACTCGCCGGCCGCGGCTTCACCCGGATGGTCTTCGAGCTCGACCGGATCGAGACGCTGCTCGACCTGCTCGGCAGCCCGCAACGGGCGTACCCGTCGATCCACCTGACCGGCACGAACGGCAAGACCTCGACGGCCCGGATGATCGACTCGCTGCTGCGGGCGTTCGGGTTGCACACCGGGCGCTACACCAGCCCGCACCTGGAGACCGTCCGGGAGCGGATCAGCCTGGACGGGGAACCGGTGGGCGAGGAACGCTTCGTGGCCACGTACCGGGAGGTGGCTCCGCTGGCCGGGCTGGTCGACCAGCGGTCCGCCGAGCCGCTCACCTACTTCGACATGACGACCGCGTTGGCGTTCGCCACGTTCGCCGACGCGCCGGTCGACGTCGCGGTGGTCGAGGTCGGCCTGGGCGGGGTGGACGACGCCACCAACGTCCTCCAGGCCGGG
The sequence above is a segment of the Micromonospora sp. WMMD882 genome. Coding sequences within it:
- a CDS encoding valine--tRNA ligase, which produces MTERLDARRPDAPELPAQYQPGEVEQRRYEQWVAGGHFRASAQSDKPPFTIVIPPPNVTGSLHMGHALDHTVQDSLVRRKRMQGFEALWLPGMDHAGIATQNVVERQLAGQGLSRHDLGREKFVERVWQWKAESGGAILGQMRRLGDSVDWERERFTMDEGLSRAVQTIFKKLYDDGLIYRANRIINWCPRCLTALSDIEVEHTDDDGELVSIRYSDDVVVATTRAETMLGDTAVAVHPDDERYRHLIGTEVELPLTGRRIPIVGDEHVDPSFGTGMVKVTPAHDPNDFEIGQRHGLPALTIMDERGVITAHGPFQGLDRFEARPAIVAALREQGRIVAEKRPYVHAVGHCSRCRTTVEPRLSLQWFVNTTPLAKAAGDAVRDGRVRIEPAELSKRYFAWVDNMHDWCISRQLWWGHRIPVWYGPDDEIVCVGPDEEPPTGAGWRQDEDVLDTWFSSGLWPFSTLGWPERTPELAKFYPTSVLVTGYDILFFWVARMMMFGLYAMDGRPPFEVVALHGMVRDQHGKKMSKSFGNVVDPLDWIDRYGADATRFTLARGANPGGDVPVSEDWCQGSRNFCNKLWNATRFALLNGAHTDGPLPATADLSTVDRWVLSRLAHVTAEVDAQFEAYEFAKVCDLLYHFAWDDVCDWYVELSKPVLAEGGPAAEVSRRVLGHVLDQLLRLLHPVIPFVTEELWIALTGGETIMTAAWPVADRTFVDDAAEGEVGTVQRVVTEIRRFRSDQGLRPTQRVAARLAGLAGAGVAAHERLIRSLARLDVAGDDFQASATLAMPGEVSVALDTRGSIDVAAERARLTKDRAAAEKEVTQARAKLDNPAFVGKAPEPVVNKIRDRLAAAEADLVRIDAALEALPS